In a single window of the Ignavibacteria bacterium genome:
- a CDS encoding 4-hydroxybenzoate octaprenyltransferase, with product MLFECTRSEESVILSNFPYLFREKISSKISFAFVKTLLRFVKIEHSLFSLPLIFSGIFLAENAKEIFTFTFFILVLLAAISARLVAMSLNRIIDREIDKRNPRTAIRELPSGKMTLSYASIITIISSAIYFSAAFNVSEFCFVLSPIPLIIFIVYPYLKRFTQFAHFGVGIGLSMAPLGGWFAAKSFGGNFLYNSFFDLLPGMFITLFTILWGTGFDIIYSTLDEEFDKRENLFSFPSRFGKEKALQYSALLHILAFCVLVALYFVSVKSFIALPFLLLSGFLLYLEQKKSNDVELAFFKINAVLGFVVFIMVLLKN from the coding sequence ATTCTATTTGAATGCACTCGTTCGGAAGAAAGTGTAATTCTCTCTAATTTTCCCTATCTTTTCCGCGAAAAAATTTCAAGCAAAATTTCTTTCGCCTTTGTGAAAACGCTTCTTCGATTTGTAAAAATAGAACATTCTCTTTTTTCGCTTCCGCTTATTTTTTCCGGAATATTTCTTGCGGAAAATGCGAAAGAAATTTTCACGTTCACGTTTTTTATTCTCGTTTTACTTGCGGCAATTTCCGCTCGACTTGTAGCAATGTCGCTCAACAGAATTATTGATAGAGAAATTGACAAACGCAATCCGCGCACAGCAATACGCGAACTTCCCAGTGGAAAAATGACATTATCGTATGCTTCAATAATTACAATAATTTCAAGTGCAATTTATTTTTCCGCTGCGTTTAATGTTTCGGAATTTTGTTTCGTGCTTTCTCCGATTCCACTTATCATATTTATTGTTTACCCATATCTCAAACGCTTCACGCAATTTGCGCATTTTGGCGTTGGTATAGGATTATCAATGGCTCCGCTGGGCGGTTGGTTTGCGGCAAAAAGTTTCGGGGGAAATTTTCTCTACAATTCTTTTTTCGATTTGCTTCCGGGAATGTTCATTACACTTTTCACGATTTTGTGGGGAACGGGATTCGATATTATTTATTCTACACTCGATGAAGAGTTTGATAAGAGAGAAAATCTCTTTTCGTTTCCTTCGCGTTTCGGAAAAGAAAAAGCGTTACAATATTCTGCATTGCTCCATATTCTTGCGTTCTGTGTTCTCGTTGCGCTGTATTTTGTTTCGGTGAAAAGTTTCATAGCGCTCCCATTTCTTTTACTCAGCGGATTTCTTCTATATCTCGAACAAAAAAAATCAAACGACGTTGAACTTGCATTTTTCAAAATCAATGCGGTGTTGGGATTTGTCGTATTCATTATGGTTTTACTGAAAAATTAA
- a CDS encoding UbiX family flavin prenyltransferase has translation MTNCFSKKMKIIVGITGSSGAIYAQKFLEKCPDDKFLVVSKWGKALLKDELRISEKELQPFIKKQFDDNDLTAPIASGSNYFDAFVILPCSTSTLGKIASGIGDTLITRAAAVCLKERYKLILCIRETPLSTISLEQCTKLSTNGVIIMPISPPLYFVPKTVDEYVSAFVEKVLHVIGVRNAKGWRSEELE, from the coding sequence ATGACAAATTGCTTTTCAAAAAAAATGAAGATAATAGTAGGTATTACTGGAAGTTCCGGCGCAATTTACGCACAAAAATTTTTAGAGAAATGTCCCGATGATAAATTCCTTGTTGTAAGTAAGTGGGGAAAAGCGTTGCTGAAGGATGAACTGCGAATTTCTGAAAAAGAATTGCAACCGTTTATCAAAAAACAATTTGACGACAACGATTTAACTGCGCCAATTGCTTCAGGCTCAAATTATTTCGATGCATTTGTCATTCTTCCATGTTCCACTTCTACTCTTGGGAAAATTGCAAGCGGCATCGGCGATACGTTGATAACACGCGCTGCCGCGGTGTGTTTGAAAGAGCGATACAAACTCATTCTCTGCATTCGCGAAACGCCGCTTTCCACTATTTCACTCGAGCAATGCACCAAACTTTCAACAAACGGAGTAATTATTATGCCGATTTCCCCGCCGCTTTATTTTGTTCCCAAAACTGTTGACGAATACGTGAGCGCTTTTGTCGAAAAAGTATTGCACGTTATCGGTGTGCGAAATGCGAAAGGATGGAGAAGCGAGGAATTGGAGTAA
- a CDS encoding MoxR family ATPase, protein ALLESMQEHNVTAAGQTYHLDEPFFVLATQNPIEQEGTYPLPEAQLDRFMFNLWLDYPSAKEEQAIVKSTTSSVVPKLEKTLSAKEIIFFQDLVRRVPVADNVIEFAVHLVTKTRPNDSTAPKFIKDWLRWGAGPRASQYLILGAKTKAILEGRHTPEIADVKAMSGPVLRHRIVPNFNAEAEGVSAISIVEKLLASN, encoded by the coding sequence TGCACTTCTCGAATCAATGCAAGAGCACAATGTAACTGCGGCGGGACAAACATATCATCTCGACGAACCGTTTTTTGTTCTCGCAACGCAAAATCCGATTGAGCAGGAAGGAACATATCCTTTGCCCGAAGCGCAACTCGATAGATTTATGTTCAACTTGTGGCTCGATTATCCTTCGGCGAAAGAAGAACAAGCAATTGTAAAATCAACGACGAGTTCCGTTGTTCCGAAGTTGGAAAAAACTTTATCTGCGAAAGAAATTATCTTCTTTCAGGATTTAGTTCGCCGCGTTCCTGTTGCCGATAACGTGATTGAGTTTGCAGTACATCTCGTTACAAAAACTCGTCCGAACGATTCCACTGCGCCGAAGTTTATCAAAGATTGGTTGCGTTGGGGAGCGGGACCACGCGCATCGCAATATTTAATTCTCGGCGCGAAAACAAAAGCAATTCTCGAAGGACGACACACGCCGGAAATTGCCGATGTGAAAGCAATGTCGGGACCAGTGTTGCGTCATCGCATTGTTCCCAATTTCAATGCAGAAGCAGAAGGTGTTTCTGCAATTTCGATTGTGGAAAAACTTCTTGCGTCAAATTAA
- a CDS encoding sigma-70 family RNA polymerase sigma factor — protein MTRETNISAFGMLLSDSDIIQRVNAGDTRQFAVLLERYQNKAYTLAIRLLKNREDAEEATQDAFIRAFRALKKFQGSSSFGTWLYRIVYNVSLSKLSSRKDIFQPLETESEDDEPQRELAIEPSAVDTTYEREETKTLVRNTMEKLPQHYQVILTLFYIEELRYDEICEVTGLPLGTVKTHLFRARTALQKIISKDFSREEISL, from the coding sequence ATGACTCGTGAGACGAATATATCAGCATTCGGTATGCTACTAAGCGATAGCGATATCATTCAACGCGTGAATGCTGGCGACACACGACAATTTGCGGTTTTGTTGGAACGCTATCAAAATAAAGCGTACACACTTGCAATTCGTTTGCTCAAAAATCGTGAAGATGCGGAGGAAGCGACGCAGGATGCATTTATTCGCGCATTTAGGGCGTTAAAAAAATTTCAAGGTTCTTCTTCCTTTGGAACGTGGCTGTACAGAATTGTCTACAATGTTTCACTCTCTAAACTCAGTTCAAGAAAAGATATTTTTCAACCGCTTGAAACGGAAAGTGAAGACGATGAACCGCAGCGTGAGTTAGCGATAGAACCTTCTGCCGTTGATACGACGTACGAACGGGAAGAAACTAAAACACTCGTTCGCAACACAATGGAAAAATTACCGCAACATTATCAGGTGATTTTGACATTATTTTATATTGAAGAATTACGCTACGATGAAATTTGCGAAGTTACCGGACTTCCTTTAGGAACAGTAAAAACACATTTATTTCGAGCGCGAACCGCATTACAAAAAATTATTTCCAAAGATTTTTCTCGGGAAGAAATTTCCTTATGA
- a CDS encoding VWA domain-containing protein codes for MSSTFHLSTSGNIFLLIAFVLVAIAGAFIFYRFTLPPVPNSKRIFLATLRSLALSLLLLLLFEPILSLVKTFQQEPTIAILLDNSLSMTLPNGAKQRKDLVIEKFSEENLKKISSKLSPKLFSFEQKAKQLRAIDSMQFNGELTNIAQSLSDVKKEMLSQNTQAILLVSDGNVTEGVNPIYEAEELGVPIFTVGLGDTVEQKDILVSKLITNNVAYAETKLPIDVSIRNVGFDNHNVQVSLLEDGKQIEQKIVSLKKEQREIPLSFSVELKNEGVKKFSVNVSSLKDELTTSNNTQTVFVNVLKSKTPIVLFAGTPTPDVAAIRQLLNEDGHFSLHTFVQKKQNEFYEGIVSQKTLDSAECFVFVNFPSSATSSQTIQQLAELFQRKQSSLFFIGGKNVDYNKLKQFQNFLPFGWNSVSASELEIFCEVENQSLSNVLLNASGTITVSTWNQLPPLYKTQTIVEAKADADVLAYSRLQTISLNEPLLLARSLNRQRTVAFVGYGMYRWRLMSGGNSSVQNFLPTFFTNAIRWLISNENDKPIRVAPTKQIFSGTEPVEFSGIVSNEQLQPLDYANIEITTTKENFSRSFVLQNIGSGKYNGTLDDLEAGDYSYSAKIKRGDIEIGKDGGKFSVGSLTVEFLKTTMDKQLLEQLAYKTGGEFATSENYNALLEKILSRNFEPKEKIQHSEIELWHWQYILYGIIFLLAMEWFVRRRSGML; via the coding sequence ATGTCATCAACTTTTCATCTTTCCACAAGCGGAAATATTTTTCTTCTGATTGCGTTTGTTCTTGTAGCAATCGCCGGCGCATTTATTTTTTATCGCTTCACACTTCCTCCCGTTCCCAATTCGAAAAGAATTTTTCTTGCAACGCTTCGTTCGCTCGCATTGAGTTTATTGTTGCTATTATTGTTTGAACCGATTCTCTCGCTCGTAAAAACATTTCAGCAAGAACCTACGATTGCAATTCTTCTCGATAACTCATTGAGTATGACATTGCCGAATGGAGCAAAACAACGAAAAGATTTAGTGATAGAAAAATTCTCCGAAGAAAACTTAAAGAAAATTTCTTCTAAACTTTCGCCGAAACTATTTTCATTTGAACAAAAAGCAAAACAACTTCGAGCGATTGATTCGATGCAATTCAATGGCGAACTCACAAACATTGCGCAATCGCTTTCCGATGTAAAGAAAGAAATGCTTTCGCAAAACACGCAAGCGATTTTACTTGTGAGCGACGGAAATGTTACCGAAGGAGTGAATCCGATTTACGAAGCGGAAGAACTCGGTGTTCCGATTTTCACTGTCGGACTTGGCGATACGGTTGAACAAAAAGATATTCTCGTTTCAAAACTCATTACGAATAATGTTGCATATGCGGAAACAAAACTTCCCATTGATGTTTCGATTCGCAATGTTGGCTTCGATAATCATAATGTGCAAGTTTCGTTGTTAGAAGATGGAAAACAAATCGAACAGAAAATTGTATCACTGAAAAAAGAACAGCGGGAAATTCCGCTTTCCTTTTCTGTCGAACTCAAAAACGAAGGTGTGAAAAAATTTTCTGTCAATGTTTCTTCGCTCAAAGATGAACTCACAACAAGCAACAATACACAAACTGTTTTCGTGAATGTTTTGAAAAGTAAAACGCCAATTGTTTTATTTGCCGGAACTCCAACTCCAGACGTTGCAGCGATTCGACAATTGCTGAACGAAGATGGACATTTTTCGTTGCATACGTTTGTTCAGAAAAAGCAGAATGAATTTTACGAAGGAATTGTTTCTCAGAAAACTCTCGATAGTGCAGAATGTTTTGTGTTTGTGAATTTTCCTTCGAGCGCAACGAGTTCACAAACAATTCAACAACTTGCAGAATTATTTCAACGCAAACAATCGTCGTTATTTTTCATTGGCGGAAAAAATGTTGATTACAACAAATTGAAACAATTTCAAAATTTTCTTCCATTTGGTTGGAACAGCGTAAGCGCAAGCGAGTTGGAAATATTTTGTGAAGTAGAAAATCAATCGTTGTCGAATGTACTACTCAATGCAAGCGGAACAATCACCGTTTCCACGTGGAATCAACTTCCTCCGTTGTACAAAACACAAACAATCGTTGAAGCGAAAGCTGATGCAGACGTGCTTGCGTATTCTCGGCTGCAAACAATTTCGTTGAATGAGCCCCTATTGTTGGCACGTTCACTCAATCGTCAGCGAACCGTTGCGTTTGTCGGTTATGGAATGTATCGCTGGCGTTTGATGAGCGGTGGAAATTCTTCCGTACAAAATTTTCTTCCGACATTTTTTACGAATGCAATTCGCTGGTTGATTTCCAATGAGAATGATAAACCGATTCGTGTTGCGCCGACGAAACAAATTTTTTCCGGTACCGAGCCGGTTGAATTTTCCGGCATTGTTTCCAACGAACAACTTCAACCACTCGATTATGCGAATATTGAAATTACCACTACGAAAGAAAATTTTTCTCGTAGTTTTGTTCTTCAAAATATTGGAAGTGGAAAGTACAACGGTACACTCGATGATTTGGAGGCGGGAGATTATTCCTATTCTGCCAAAATAAAACGAGGAGATATTGAAATCGGGAAAGATGGTGGGAAGTTTTCTGTCGGTTCACTCACGGTTGAATTTTTGAAAACAACGATGGATAAGCAACTTCTCGAACAACTCGCATATAAAACCGGCGGAGAATTTGCAACATCGGAAAATTACAATGCGCTTTTAGAAAAAATTCTTTCCCGAAATTTTGAGCCGAAGGAAAAGATTCAACATTCCGAAATTGAACTTTGGCATTGGCAATATATTTTATACGGAATAATTTTTCTTCTTGCAATGGAGTGGTTTGTAAGAAGAAGAAGTGGAATGTTGTAA